Proteins from a single region of Mus pahari chromosome 2, PAHARI_EIJ_v1.1, whole genome shotgun sequence:
- the Txnrd3 gene encoding thioredoxin reductase 3 isoform X1 produces the protein MSSPPGRRARLASPGTSRPTTEAREELRRRLRDLIEGNRVMIFSKSYCPHSTRVKELFSSLGVVYNILELDQVDDGASVQEVLTEISNQKTVPNIFVNKVHVGGCDRTFQAHQNGLLQKLLQDDSAHDYDLIIIGGGSGGLSCAKEAANLGKKVMVLDFVVPSPQGTSWGLGGTCVNVGCIPKKLMHQAALLGHALQDARKYGWEYNQQVKHNWQAMTEAIQNHIGSLNWGYRVTLREKGVTYVNSFGEFVDLHKIKATNKKGQETFYTASKFVIATGERPRYLGIQGDKEYCITSDDLFSLPYCPGRTLVIGASYVGLECAGFLAGLGLDVTVMVRSVLLRGFDQEMAEKVGSYLEQQGVKFQRKFTPILVQQLEKGLPGKLKVVAKSTEGPETVEGIYNTVLLAIGRDSCTRKIGLEKIGVKINEKNGKIPVNDVEQTNVPHVYAIGDILDGKPELTPVAIQAGKLLARRLFGVSLEKCDYINIPTTVFTPLEYGCCGLSEEKAIEMYTKENLEVYHTLFWPLEWTVAGRDNNTCYAKIICNKFDNERVVGFHLLGPNAGEITQGFAAAMKCGLTKQLLDDTIGIHPTCGEVFTTLEITKSSGLDITQKGC, from the exons GTTAAAGAACTCTTTTCGTCCTTGGGAGTGGTCTATAACATCCTGGAACTTGATCAAGTTG ATGACGGAGCCAGTGTTCAGGAAGTGCTGACAGAAATCAGTAACCAGAAAACGGTGCCCAATATTTTTGTGAATAAAGTGCACGTGGGTGGATGTGACCGAACTTTCCAG GCACATCAGAATGGTTTACTGCAGAAGCTCCTCCAGGACGACTCGGCTCATGATTACGACCTCATCATCATCGGCGGGGGCTCTGGTGGTCTCTCTTGtgccaag GAAGCTGCCAACTTAGGAAAGAAGGTCATGGTGCTAGATTTTGTGGTTCCATCGCCTCAGGGCACGTCCTGGG GCCTTGGCGGCACCTGTGTGAATGTAGGCTGTATTCCAAAGAAGCTGATGCATCAGGCAGCCCTCCTGGGGCATGCTTTGCAAGATGCCAGGAAATATGGCTGGGAGTATAACCAGCAGG TGAAGCACAACTGGCAGGCCATGACGGAAGCTATCCAGAACCACATTGGCTCCTTGAACTGGGGCTACAGGGTAACCCTTCGGGAGAAAGGCGTGACCTATGTCAACTCCTTCGGGGAGTTTGTGGACCTGCATAAAATAAAG GCAACCAATAAGAAAGGGCAGGAAACATTTTACACTGCTTCGAagtttgtcatagcaacaggtgAAAGGCCGCGGTACCTGGGAATCCAGGGAGATAAAGAGTACTGTATTACGAG TGACGACCTGTTCTCTCTGCCGTACTGCCCGGGGCGCACATTAGTCATAGGTGCCTCTTATGTTGGTCTGGAGTGTGCGGGCTTTTTGGCTGGCTTGGGGTTAGATGTGACAGTCATGGTACGCTCCGTCCTTCTTCGTGGCTTTGATCAAGAAATGGCAGAGAAAGTGGGATCCTACCTGGAACAACAAGGCGTCAAATTCCAAAGGAAATTCACCCCCATTTTG GTTCAACAGTTGGAGAAAGGCTTACCTGGAAAATTGAAAGTTGTGGCTAAGTCCACTGAAGGACCGGAAACAGTAGAAGGGATATACAACAcg GTTTTGTTAGCAATTGGTCGTGACTCCTGTACAAGGAAAATAGGGCTGGAGAAGATCGGGGTCAAAATCAATGAGAA GAACGGCAAAATACCAGTAAATGATGTGGAGCAGACCAATGTGCCTCATGTTTATGCTATTGGGGACATACTGGACGGCAAACCAGAGCTCACTCCTGTTGCCATACAGGCAGGCAAGCTGCTAGCTCGAAGACTCTTTGGGGTCTCTTTAGAAAAG TGTGATTATATTAACATCCCAACAACGGTGTTCACACCTCTGGAATATGGCTGTTGTGGACTATCTGAAGAGAAAGCCATCGAAATGTATACAAAGGAGAATCTGGAA GTGTATCACACCTTGTTTTGGCCTCTTGAGTGGACAGTTGCTGGCAGAGACAACAACACCTGTTATGCAAAGATAATCTGCAACAAATTCGACAAC GAGCGTGTGGTAGGATTTCACCTTCTGGGGCCAAATGCTGGTGAAATCACGCAGGGATTTGCAGCTGCAATGAAATGTGGGCTCACGAAGCAGCTACTGGATGACACCATTGGAATCCACCCCACTTGTGGTGAG GTATTTACAACGTTGGAAATCACAAAGTCCTCAGGGCTGGACATTACTCAGAAAGGCTGCTGA
- the Txnrd3 gene encoding thioredoxin reductase 3 isoform X2 codes for MSSPPGRRARLASPGTSRPTTEAREELRRRLRDLIEGNRVMIFSKSYCPHSTRVKELFSSLGVVYNILELDQVDDGASVQEVLTEISNQKTVPNIFVNKVHVGGCDRTFQAHQNGLLQKLLQDDSAHDYDLIIIGGGSGGLSCAKEAANLGKKVMVLDFVVPSPQGTSWVKHNWQAMTEAIQNHIGSLNWGYRVTLREKGVTYVNSFGEFVDLHKIKATNKKGQETFYTASKFVIATGERPRYLGIQGDKEYCITSDDLFSLPYCPGRTLVIGASYVGLECAGFLAGLGLDVTVMVRSVLLRGFDQEMAEKVGSYLEQQGVKFQRKFTPILVQQLEKGLPGKLKVVAKSTEGPETVEGIYNTVLLAIGRDSCTRKIGLEKIGVKINEKNGKIPVNDVEQTNVPHVYAIGDILDGKPELTPVAIQAGKLLARRLFGVSLEKCDYINIPTTVFTPLEYGCCGLSEEKAIEMYTKENLEVYHTLFWPLEWTVAGRDNNTCYAKIICNKFDNERVVGFHLLGPNAGEITQGFAAAMKCGLTKQLLDDTIGIHPTCGEVFTTLEITKSSGLDITQKGC; via the exons GTTAAAGAACTCTTTTCGTCCTTGGGAGTGGTCTATAACATCCTGGAACTTGATCAAGTTG ATGACGGAGCCAGTGTTCAGGAAGTGCTGACAGAAATCAGTAACCAGAAAACGGTGCCCAATATTTTTGTGAATAAAGTGCACGTGGGTGGATGTGACCGAACTTTCCAG GCACATCAGAATGGTTTACTGCAGAAGCTCCTCCAGGACGACTCGGCTCATGATTACGACCTCATCATCATCGGCGGGGGCTCTGGTGGTCTCTCTTGtgccaag GAAGCTGCCAACTTAGGAAAGAAGGTCATGGTGCTAGATTTTGTGGTTCCATCGCCTCAGGGCACGTCCTGGG TGAAGCACAACTGGCAGGCCATGACGGAAGCTATCCAGAACCACATTGGCTCCTTGAACTGGGGCTACAGGGTAACCCTTCGGGAGAAAGGCGTGACCTATGTCAACTCCTTCGGGGAGTTTGTGGACCTGCATAAAATAAAG GCAACCAATAAGAAAGGGCAGGAAACATTTTACACTGCTTCGAagtttgtcatagcaacaggtgAAAGGCCGCGGTACCTGGGAATCCAGGGAGATAAAGAGTACTGTATTACGAG TGACGACCTGTTCTCTCTGCCGTACTGCCCGGGGCGCACATTAGTCATAGGTGCCTCTTATGTTGGTCTGGAGTGTGCGGGCTTTTTGGCTGGCTTGGGGTTAGATGTGACAGTCATGGTACGCTCCGTCCTTCTTCGTGGCTTTGATCAAGAAATGGCAGAGAAAGTGGGATCCTACCTGGAACAACAAGGCGTCAAATTCCAAAGGAAATTCACCCCCATTTTG GTTCAACAGTTGGAGAAAGGCTTACCTGGAAAATTGAAAGTTGTGGCTAAGTCCACTGAAGGACCGGAAACAGTAGAAGGGATATACAACAcg GTTTTGTTAGCAATTGGTCGTGACTCCTGTACAAGGAAAATAGGGCTGGAGAAGATCGGGGTCAAAATCAATGAGAA GAACGGCAAAATACCAGTAAATGATGTGGAGCAGACCAATGTGCCTCATGTTTATGCTATTGGGGACATACTGGACGGCAAACCAGAGCTCACTCCTGTTGCCATACAGGCAGGCAAGCTGCTAGCTCGAAGACTCTTTGGGGTCTCTTTAGAAAAG TGTGATTATATTAACATCCCAACAACGGTGTTCACACCTCTGGAATATGGCTGTTGTGGACTATCTGAAGAGAAAGCCATCGAAATGTATACAAAGGAGAATCTGGAA GTGTATCACACCTTGTTTTGGCCTCTTGAGTGGACAGTTGCTGGCAGAGACAACAACACCTGTTATGCAAAGATAATCTGCAACAAATTCGACAAC GAGCGTGTGGTAGGATTTCACCTTCTGGGGCCAAATGCTGGTGAAATCACGCAGGGATTTGCAGCTGCAATGAAATGTGGGCTCACGAAGCAGCTACTGGATGACACCATTGGAATCCACCCCACTTGTGGTGAG GTATTTACAACGTTGGAAATCACAAAGTCCTCAGGGCTGGACATTACTCAGAAAGGCTGCTGA